The following DNA comes from Chitinophaga nivalis.
AGATAGGGAAGCGATTTTTTATAGTCTTTCTTTTCGAAATAAGCTTTACCCAGCAGTTGTTTAATTTCTGCCTCGTAGTATTGGCCACCTTGTTTTACAAGTGGTTCACTGTAGGCAATCAGCTGATCTGTTTTTCCCTGGAAATAATAGATCTCTGCAATATAGTACGGAACAACGTTGCTGTATTTAGGTTCGTTTACTACCCGTTGAAAACTGTTGAGGGCTTCTTCATACTGGTGATTGTAGTAAGCAATGAAACCGTAGTAGTAATTGGCCGGGATATAGTATTTACCAGGAATTTCCCGGATGGAAGCAAACAGCGGTTGCGCTTTCGCGAAGTCCTTTACATTGAAGTAGCAATACGCCAGTTCGAATTTAGCTTCCGCAATTTCTGCGTTGGATAAATTCTCGATATTGGCTTTTTCGTATAATGGAATCGCTTCTTTCAGTTTGTTGAGCCGGAAATAATACTTGGCCAGGTGGTAGCTGACCAGTTGTTCGCGGGCATTATTATTAAACAGTCTGAGATAATCCAGTGCCAGTTTCTCTGCATTGCCCTGTTGCAGTTTTAATGCGCAGATGGTATAGTAGTAGAACGCATCTGTTTTAATCAGGTCGCGGTTGGTGACATGGAAATAATCGATGTTATCGATAGTCTGTTTGAAAAGTTGCATGGATACGGCATATTTTTCCTGCTGGAAATATTGTTGCGCATCCTTGAATACTTTTTCCGGATCGGTATATACACGTGTTTGCTGCGCCTGTGCTGCGGGGAGGCCTGTAAGACCGGCTCCGGCAAAAACGGCCAGGGAAACGTACAGATGTCCGGGAATAATAACTTTTCTGATGAACTGCATGCTTTAGCTGTTATGTCTTGAATATGCGTTTAAAACGAATCCCGGCTGAAAATATTTTCCCGTCCGGGTATGATCGGTACTTCTGCTATCCGTTATGCCACAGTGAAATCCCATTAAGAAGTGCCGGCAGGAAAGATACCATATCCTCCTTACAGGAAGCCGCCGGTATTGATAACCGGCAAATGATACCCCCAACAGGCAAATATAAAAGTTATCTGCCTTCTTTTCGGATTGCTTTTCTAACAATGTGGATAACTCCAAAGTCAGAAAAAAGGCTATTGCGCTATATTGCGGCAAATTATTAGAAGCGCAAAAACCTTACCTACTATGAGAAAACTGTTCTCTACCGGCTATTCGAATGGCGCCGTAAGTTTTTCCATGCTGGTACTCCGGCTGGTATTCGGTGGCCTGATTCTGTTGCATGGCTGGCCTAAGCTGATCAATTTTGCTGCCAAAATGAATACCTTTCCGGACCCTTTGGGTGTTGGACATAAATATTCACTGGGCATGACGGTTTTTGCAGAAGTATTTTGTGCCGTATTTGTGATCATCGGTTTATTGACGCGGCTGGCGGTACTTCCCCTGATTATTTGTATGGGTGTAGTGGTATTTATGATTCACGCCCATCAGCCAATAGATGAAATTGAACTGCCGGTGATGTACCTGGGAGCCTTTGCCACCTTGCTTTTTACCGGTCCGGGTAAATTTTCCCTGGACGGCGCACTGGGTAAATAATCCCGCATTCGCCAGCTATTTGAGTATATAAAATATTGAACGGACTATGTTTATCAGTACAACAACAATCAGGGTACGTTATGGGGAAACAGACCAGATGGGATACCTGTATTATGGCAATTATGGTTTGTATTACGAAGTAGGCAGGGCAGAAGCGATCCGCGAACTGGGATTTACCTACCGGGAGCTGGAAGAGCAGGGCGTAATTATGCCTGTGGCAGAATTAAACGTCAAATACCTGCGGCCGGCATTTTATGATAACCTGATAACGGTAAAGACTATACTGAAAGAAATGCCGAAAGGTTCTAAAATACAGTTTCACAGCGAGTTGTACAACGAAAAGAACGAATTGCTGAATGTAGGGGTCACCACCCTGGTATTCATTGATGTGAAAACCCGTGGAAAAGCAGGATTGCCGGAAGAACTGCGGCACCGGCTGGAACCGTTTTTTGTGGAGCAATAGTTGTTATCTTCCCGGCTATATCAGGCATCACCGGTGTTCCGGCAATTATTCCGGCAGTGTTCCTGTTGGGATATCCGGGAAGATGCGTAATTTTTAATTCCTAAAAAGGGCGTGTATGTCAAAGATTACCACAAGCATTATTACGATCGGAGATGAACTGCTCATCGGGCAGACCATTGATACCAACTCGGCCTGGATAGCACAACAGCTGAATGCGATGGGGATATGGGTACACAGGCGTGTAGCCATTGGCGATATCAAAAAAGATATCCTGGAAGCACTGGAGAGAGAAGCTGCGGTATCAGATATTGTATTGATAACCGGTGGTTTAGGGCCTACGGCAGATGATATTACCAAACCCACCCTTTGCGAATATTTCAATACACGGCTGGTGCAGGATGAAGGCGCCCTCCGGAATGTGCTGCATATTTTTGAAAGCAGGGGACTACCGATGCTGCAGCGGAATGTAGACCAAAGCATGGTGCCGGAAGCCTGTACGGTTATTCAGAACCGCCGGGGTACCGCACCGGGGATGTGGTTCGAAAAAGAAGGAAAAATCTATGTTTCCATGCCTGGTGTGCCGCACGAAATGCAGGGCATCATGGAAGATTATGTACTGCCGCAGCTGGGTACTCATTTCCAGACACCGGCTGTACTGCACCAAACCCTGGTGACTTCCGGTATGGGAGAGTCTTTTGTAGCAGAACGGCTGACCGCTTTTGAAGCGGGTTTACCACCCTATATCAAACTGGCGTATCTGCCCAGTTACAGCCTGCTGAAACTGCGGCTCACGGCTTTCGGAGACGATAAAGTAGTGACAGCCGCCGCTTTGAGCATACAATTTCAGGAATTGAAAAAACTCCTGGCCGATATCACCGTTGCCGATCAGGATATCAGCATCGGAGAGGTGCTGGGATTATTACTGAAAGAAAAAGGGAAAACGGTAGGTACCGCTGAAAGCTGTACCGGCGGACAAATATCCAGCTGGATTACCGCTATTCCCGGCAGTTCGGCCTATTTTAAAGGCAGCGCCGTGACTTATGCCAATGAAACAAAAATAAAATTACTGGGCGTAAAACCGGAAACCCTGGCAGCACATGGCGCCGTCAGCGAAGAAACCGTACGGGAAATGCTGGCAGGTGCGCTCCGTTTGCTGGAAACAGATTATGCCATTGCGGTATCGGGTATTATGGGACCGGATGGCGGTACGCCGGAAAAACCGGTAGGTACCGTGTGGATGGCCGTGGGCGACAACAACCGGACAGTCACCGTGAAACACAGGTTACGTTATGACCGCGACCGGAATATTCAGATGACGGCAGTTTTTGCCATGAATGAATTGCGTAAACTGATCTTGCAATAAGGAATAGCGGCATGTGCCGAATTGAGACAATTCCCTTATTTTTGTTCCGCACTAAAGCAAAAATCAATCTTATGGCCATTGTAGAATTGGTAATGCCAAAAATGGGGGAAAGCATCATGGAAGCCACCATCTTGCGTTGGCATAAACAGACCGGAGATCACGTAAAAGTAGATGAAACGGTACTGGAAATTGCCACTGACAAAGTGGATAGCGAGGTTCCTTCTATCGCGGAAGGAACGATCACGGAAGTGCTCTTCAATGAAAATGATGTAGTACCGGTAGGTACGGTAATTGCCCGCATTAATACCAATGCTGATGCAGCCGCAGTGGCTGCCCCTGTAGTTCCTGCCGCTCCTGTAGCCAGCGAACCTAAGTTTACCACCGTTCCCGCTCCCGTAGCCGCTGTACAGGAAGCTCCTGCTGCCGGCGGTGCAAAGTTCTATTCCCCATTGGTACTCACCATTGCACAACAGGAAGGCGTAAGCTTTGCTGATCTGGAAAAAATTCCAGGTTCGGGCAATGAAGGCCGCGTTACGAAAAAAGATATTTTACAGTTTGTAGCAGACCGCAAAGCAGGTAAGATCATTGCAGATGTTACCCCTGAACCGGTAACTGTGACAGCTCCGGTGGCAGCACCTCGCAGCACACCAGCGGTTACTACTACGGTAGCATCGCCTGCTTACAGTGGCAATGTGGAAATTGTGGAAATGGACAGAATGCGGAAACTGATTGCCAATCACATGGTGATGAGCAAACAAACCAGCCCGCATGTGACCAGCTTTGCAGAAGCAGATGTCACCAACATCGTGAAATGGCGCGATCGGGTAAAAGGAGCATTTGAGAAACGTGAAGGAGAGAAGCTGACGTTCACCCCACTGTTTGTAGAAGCTGTGGTAAAGTGTATCAAACGTTTCCCACTGGTGAACTGTTCCCTGGATGGCGACAAGATCATTATTAAGAAAGATATCAATATAGGTATGGCTACGGCACTGCCTACCGGTAACCTGATTGTACCTGTTATTAAAAGCGCAGATGTACTGAACCTGGTAGGACTGACCAAACAGGTGAATCACCTGGCCAATGCTGCCCGTCAGAATAAACTGAAACCGGAAGATACGCAGGGCGGTACTTTCACCCTGACCAACGTAGGTACCTTTGGTAGCCTGATGGGTACGCCTATCATTAACCAGCCGCAGGTAGCGATTCTGGCCGTGGGCGCCATTAAAAAACGTCCTGTAGTCATCGAAACACCGGAAGGTGATACCATCGGTATCCGCCATATGATGTATTTATCACTCTCCTATGATCACCGCATTGTAGATGGATCATTGGGCTCTTCTTTCCTGAGTGCAGTAGCACAGGAACTGGAAAATTTTGATCCCGGAAAGAGTATCTAATATCACATAACATATTATCAGTGAAGCATTATGCCGGCGCTAACGGAGCCCGTATAATGCTTCGCTGTTTACAGGCATCACCGGTTATACCGGACGCAAAAAAAGAGGGCCCTCCAATGGAAAGCCCTCTTTTTTTGTTTCTTTGTGCCCGAATAAGGGGATTAATAACGACGATCGCGGGAACCGTATCCGCCACCGCCACGGTTGTTACCACCACCACCTTTGAAATTATTATTCGGTTGTTTGGGTCTTGCTTCGTTTACCATCAATTGCTTTCCTTCGATTTCGCTGCCGTTCAAACTATCCATAGCCTTTGCTCCTTCATCTTGATTAGGCATTTCCACAAAACCAAAACCACGTGAGCGGCCGGTTTCATGGTCCTTGATAACCTTAGCGGAGGTAACCTCTCCAAATTCGCTGAAAATCTGATGAAGATCTTCATCGTTCAACCTATAATGCAGGTTGGCTACGTAAATGTTCATGATAACTGAAATTAAAAAAATGAAAAATAATATACTTGAAGTTATGAAAATTACGCTAATAAAAAAGTTGGCAATGAAATATTTTTAAAAGGCCTCCTCCTTTTACCCCCTCCATACTGCTTTATATCCTTACTGGATAAAGATTTTAAGGTGATGGAAATATATTTTAAAATGCCTCTCCAAACGTCAAAAACAAGCCTTTTTACCGTTTTTTTTTCGTAAATTCAGGATATGATCCATTAAATTAATTACTTATGGGAGTGCTGAGTGATACCTGGTTTGCAGATGGTTATATCGATTTTGAATTGAAAAAATATACCTTGCTCGCCTATCTGCAAGACATCAACCGATACTTCAATCAGAGCAAGCTTTATCCCCAGTTGGCCGACATCATCTTTCACTACAACAATCTGGTCGCTTTCCGGGAGAATAAACAATTTCTGCAGCAACAGTTTCCCAAACGCCTGACCGCCGTGAATATCGAAAAACTGCAGCTGTTGTACGAACAGCTGATTGCAGATGATGAACTGATGCAGGAACTGGAACAGATTATCCAGTATTCACTGCCACAGCTGGATACCACCATTAAGGAAGGCACGGAAATCTATGAGTTTGTGGAAAACAAGCTGAGTATTTGTCCGGTAGGACTGATGCCGCTGGAACCTACCGAAGGCTATCTGCTACTATGCGACGGCCGTTGCCGGGATACGCTGGTTTATGTTTACCGGCTCACCATTTTCGAACGGCATGATGAAAAATTCAGAGGCATTCATACGGCTTACCTGAAAGCCTATAAAAAAGACCTGGTGCATACCAGCAATCATATCAAAACAATGCTGATCCGGGAACGCACCGACCTGCCCAATCCGGCTGTTTATTGTGTGGAAACACCGCTGATTGTACCGGTCGATGAAACCCTGCTGCCCATTGCCAAAAGGAGCCTGGTCAAATATATTACGCAGCATGCCGCGTGAAAAATAAACCGCCTTTCCGGAAAGGCGGTTTGCTATTGCAGGTATGCGTTATTGTAACGGCGGTTGTTGGGTAGGTGTACCAAATTGAATATCCAGCGTATATTCCTTTTCCTTTAGAAAAGGTGCATAGTATTGATGCAGAATACTGCGGATTTTTGCTTTGGAATGTTCTATATACACCGTATTATTTTCCAGCTGAGCCCTGGAAGTCTGGTATAGTTTCTTCTGTGCATCCGTATAGGTTTCATCATTCTGAAACAGCAGCCAGCCCTTACGATTGGCCGTTTCCATCTTATCCATTTTCAACTCATAACTGAGCAATACCGGCGCGGGCAGACTGATAGTAATCTTTTTACCGTTAGTGGCTACCCGAAATGTTTTATCGTTGATATTGACACCATATTTCGCCTGATAAGGAATGGATACCCATACCGTGTTTTCCAGGAATGTTTTCCGGATATTATCGCCCCAGTCGCCGTTGTCTTCCACATTGCTGCGTTTCAGACTCGCGTTGCCCTGCACATCGAGACTGGCCAGTTCCGCAATCTCTTTGATAATCGTGCTGTTGGAAATCACCTGCTGATTCAGGTCCGTACCACCGAAACGTTTGCCCAACCAGAATATCAGGATCGCCAGCAATAAGGCGGCTGCCAGGTATATGATCTTTTTCATGCATGTAAATTACTAAAAAGCAGGGAGCTGACAATCTGCAGTCGGGGTGTTGCCCGTCAATAGCGGCGTAGAATAACGATGTC
Coding sequences within:
- a CDS encoding CinA family nicotinamide mononucleotide deamidase-related protein, with translation MSKITTSIITIGDELLIGQTIDTNSAWIAQQLNAMGIWVHRRVAIGDIKKDILEALEREAAVSDIVLITGGLGPTADDITKPTLCEYFNTRLVQDEGALRNVLHIFESRGLPMLQRNVDQSMVPEACTVIQNRRGTAPGMWFEKEGKIYVSMPGVPHEMQGIMEDYVLPQLGTHFQTPAVLHQTLVTSGMGESFVAERLTAFEAGLPPYIKLAYLPSYSLLKLRLTAFGDDKVVTAAALSIQFQELKKLLADITVADQDISIGEVLGLLLKEKGKTVGTAESCTGGQISSWITAIPGSSAYFKGSAVTYANETKIKLLGVKPETLAAHGAVSEETVREMLAGALRLLETDYAIAVSGIMGPDGGTPEKPVGTVWMAVGDNNRTVTVKHRLRYDRDRNIQMTAVFAMNELRKLILQ
- a CDS encoding DUF4230 domain-containing protein, which produces MKKIIYLAAALLLAILIFWLGKRFGGTDLNQQVISNSTIIKEIAELASLDVQGNASLKRSNVEDNGDWGDNIRKTFLENTVWVSIPYQAKYGVNINDKTFRVATNGKKITISLPAPVLLSYELKMDKMETANRKGWLLFQNDETYTDAQKKLYQTSRAQLENNTVYIEHSKAKIRSILHQYYAPFLKEKEYTLDIQFGTPTQQPPLQ
- a CDS encoding dihydrolipoamide acetyltransferase family protein, whose protein sequence is MAIVELVMPKMGESIMEATILRWHKQTGDHVKVDETVLEIATDKVDSEVPSIAEGTITEVLFNENDVVPVGTVIARINTNADAAAVAAPVVPAAPVASEPKFTTVPAPVAAVQEAPAAGGAKFYSPLVLTIAQQEGVSFADLEKIPGSGNEGRVTKKDILQFVADRKAGKIIADVTPEPVTVTAPVAAPRSTPAVTTTVASPAYSGNVEIVEMDRMRKLIANHMVMSKQTSPHVTSFAEADVTNIVKWRDRVKGAFEKREGEKLTFTPLFVEAVVKCIKRFPLVNCSLDGDKIIIKKDINIGMATALPTGNLIVPVIKSADVLNLVGLTKQVNHLANAARQNKLKPEDTQGGTFTLTNVGTFGSLMGTPIINQPQVAILAVGAIKKRPVVIETPEGDTIGIRHMMYLSLSYDHRIVDGSLGSSFLSAVAQELENFDPGKSI
- a CDS encoding DoxX family protein, with product MRKLFSTGYSNGAVSFSMLVLRLVFGGLILLHGWPKLINFAAKMNTFPDPLGVGHKYSLGMTVFAEVFCAVFVIIGLLTRLAVLPLIICMGVVVFMIHAHQPIDEIELPVMYLGAFATLLFTGPGKFSLDGALGK
- a CDS encoding RNA recognition motif domain-containing protein; its protein translation is MNIYVANLHYRLNDEDLHQIFSEFGEVTSAKVIKDHETGRSRGFGFVEMPNQDEGAKAMDSLNGSEIEGKQLMVNEARPKQPNNNFKGGGGNNRGGGGYGSRDRRY
- a CDS encoding acyl-CoA thioesterase, translating into MFISTTTIRVRYGETDQMGYLYYGNYGLYYEVGRAEAIRELGFTYRELEEQGVIMPVAELNVKYLRPAFYDNLITVKTILKEMPKGSKIQFHSELYNEKNELLNVGVTTLVFIDVKTRGKAGLPEELRHRLEPFFVEQ